In Aureibacillus halotolerans, one genomic interval encodes:
- a CDS encoding methyl-accepting chemotaxis protein → MSVTVNWSDSILLKALETNVAVIRFTVDRRVEHVNDLFARAMGYTTQEMIGMHHRELCFSDFAYSKDYEVFWQELLAGNRVQDKIKRKGAQGQRLWLEATYMPVLDNEGNVVGVTKIATDITKREEAVNRIASSLQQMAEQLNEHASLGNNQSEKLLKSFQQMSQYLDENTLALKMLTAKAESIHNVVKIIRAISSQTNLLALNAAIEAARAGEHGRGFNVVAQEVKKLAHQVDDSIVGVRDNIDDMTKEVESLSKGGARAILLSKQSQQDVQETLSVFETMSTNAELLEEQAKQFKQII, encoded by the coding sequence ATGAGCGTTACGGTGAACTGGTCAGATTCCATATTGTTAAAGGCGTTGGAAACAAATGTTGCTGTGATTCGCTTTACTGTGGATCGACGTGTAGAGCATGTGAATGATTTGTTTGCTCGAGCGATGGGGTACACCACTCAGGAAATGATAGGCATGCACCACCGTGAGCTTTGCTTTTCGGACTTTGCCTATAGCAAGGATTACGAAGTTTTTTGGCAGGAGTTGCTTGCAGGGAACAGAGTGCAGGATAAAATTAAACGCAAAGGCGCACAAGGACAACGCTTGTGGCTAGAAGCAACCTATATGCCTGTCTTGGATAACGAAGGCAACGTTGTTGGGGTGACTAAAATTGCGACCGATATTACGAAACGAGAAGAAGCGGTGAATCGCATCGCCAGCAGCCTACAACAAATGGCAGAGCAGTTGAACGAGCATGCCTCTCTCGGAAACAATCAGAGCGAGAAGCTTCTAAAAAGCTTTCAGCAGATGTCACAATACCTTGATGAGAATACATTGGCTCTTAAAATGTTAACAGCCAAAGCAGAGAGCATTCATAACGTTGTGAAAATCATTCGTGCGATTTCTTCGCAAACGAATCTGCTTGCGTTAAATGCAGCGATTGAAGCGGCAAGAGCTGGGGAGCATGGGCGAGGGTTCAATGTGGTTGCCCAAGAAGTGAAAAAGTTAGCACATCAGGTGGATGACTCCATCGTCGGTGTGCGTGACAATATAGACGACATGACGAAGGAAGTGGAGTCGCTCTCAAAAGGAGGGGCACGGGCCATTCTTCTTTCGAAACAAAGTCAGCAAGATGTTCAAGAAACCCTCTCCGTCTTCGAGACCATGTCAACGAATGCAGAGCTATTGGAAGAGCAGGCTAAGCAATTCAAGCAGATCATCTAA
- a CDS encoding YrhK family protein: protein MANHSQNHPFDHRIGRYELFFKKRYKVLYTINDFLIGLIFLIGSFFFFKDTLIDAGTWLFVVGSALLLIRPTIRLVHDIHLKKVTDNEQ, encoded by the coding sequence ATGGCAAATCATTCACAGAACCATCCATTTGATCACCGCATTGGTCGGTATGAGCTGTTCTTCAAAAAGCGTTACAAGGTGCTGTACACGATCAATGACTTTTTAATCGGTCTTATTTTTCTTATTGGTAGTTTTTTCTTTTTCAAGGACACGTTGATAGACGCTGGCACTTGGCTTTTCGTTGTCGGAAGTGCACTACTGCTTATTCGCCCGACGATTCGCCTCGTTCATGACATTCATTTAAAAAAAGTGACTGATAATGAACAGTAG
- a CDS encoding TM2 domain-containing protein, with protein sequence MSAKHNLDTRELMLLESEVKNYGKDKVVAYLLWFFVGSIGVHHFYMGRTGVGIGQLLLNITSWILLIFVVGLVGFFALGIWWFVDALLLSGWVDKYNREVEEGIARKIIATRSDKAV encoded by the coding sequence GTGAGTGCAAAGCATAACCTGGATACTCGAGAGCTTATGCTTCTTGAATCAGAGGTAAAGAATTATGGGAAGGACAAGGTTGTTGCGTACTTGCTTTGGTTCTTTGTAGGCTCGATAGGTGTTCATCATTTTTACATGGGAAGAACGGGTGTCGGAATTGGCCAGCTCTTGCTGAACATCACTTCCTGGATCCTACTCATTTTTGTTGTTGGCTTAGTTGGTTTTTTCGCACTAGGCATCTGGTGGTTTGTCGACGCTTTGCTACTAAGTGGATGGGTTGACAAATACAATCGCGAAGTAGAAGAAGGCATTGCAAGAAAAATTATCGCCACTCGTAGCGATAAGGCCGTTTGA